The sequence below is a genomic window from Draconibacterium halophilum.
AAAGGCGCTACTACCGATGCCATTGTGGAGACACTCGATATTTTTCCAACATTATGTGATTTAACAGGAATTGAAATGCCTGAATTTGCGCAGGGCGTATCGCTAAAGGAAATAGCAGAATATCCAAATACGAGGGGTCACACAGCTGTAGCCTACAAAAATAATGCTTCGACGATAAGAACCGCAACACATCGAATGACACTTCATCAGGATGGTTTTGTTGAATTGTATGATCATACAAGTGCAGAAAATGAAACCAAAAATGTAGCGAATAAACACCCGGAGTTAGTGAAGGAGTTAAAGAATGCTTTAAGAGCTAAAATGAAGTAATGTACCTTGAGTTTGCCATCAAAATATTTTCACAGAAAGTCATGAATGCATAAGACCGGAGAATACTTTTGAACGTATAGATTATACAGAAAATTAACCGGCATATTATCTGTTGTTTAACTTCTTAATAATCAACCCCGACACAATTTTAAATTCGATAATGAATTATTTAGTTTTGCAGACAAAAAGCAATGATCTGCGAACTGGTAACAAAGGATATTGAAGAACTTCAAACAACAAACATATTACCGCAAACCACTTTTTGGGGGCGAATAAAAAGGAATCAGGGTTTTATTCCAAAAGGTTTTGAGCTCAACATTTCAAGAGACTTATTGGTTACTACGGCAAACTCGTTGGAAAAAAAAGGTGAAGATCTGTTGGTGCTGATTAAGTATGTAAATGCCAACAGTTGTTTTGCGTATGTTCCTTATGGCCCGAAATTGGAACCTACTTTTGAAAATCAGGGTTTGCTTTTAGAACAGTTATCCGAATCGATAAAACCACATCTTCCATCGAACTGTATTTTTATTCGTTACGATTTAACCTGGGAAAATCAGTGGGCGGTTGAGGAAGATTATTTCGATGAGCAGGGAAACTGGGTAGGTCCACCACCCGACCAAACCCAGGAATACCGGATAAATTTTAACACCATCAACTGGAATGTAAAAAAGAGTATTGAAGACAATCTGCCCAAAAATACCTTTTTTCTCGATCTTTCTTTAAAAGAGGAGGATCTGCTTTACAATATGCGCTATAACACGCGTTATAACGTGCGAAAAGCAAACAGAGAAGGAATACGGGTGCGTGAGTATGGATTAGATCATATTGGCG
It includes:
- a CDS encoding lipid II:glycine glycyltransferase FemX, which produces MICELVTKDIEELQTTNILPQTTFWGRIKRNQGFIPKGFELNISRDLLVTTANSLEKKGEDLLVLIKYVNANSCFAYVPYGPKLEPTFENQGLLLEQLSESIKPHLPSNCIFIRYDLTWENQWAVEEDYFDEQGNWVGPPPDQTQEYRINFNTINWNVKKSIEDNLPKNTFFLDLSLKEEDLLYNMRYNTRYNVRKANREGIRVREYGLDHIGDWYKLYRDTATRHKMAVQSQEYFSSILRNQDNSKKGVSVKMLMADIDGRFLSSMFLVLSRKRGTYLYGASTSCKDNLMASYALQWESIRVAKEWGCTEYDMFGSAPNLNKSHPLHGVHIYKKGFGGDLYHRMGCWDYPYDQQQYDIYRLQEAQK